The following proteins are encoded in a genomic region of Mus caroli chromosome 18, CAROLI_EIJ_v1.1, whole genome shotgun sequence:
- the LOC110284938 gene encoding 40S ribosomal protein S11 produces MADIQTERAYQKQPTIFQNKKRVLLGETGKEKLPRYYKNIGLGFKTPKEAIEGTYIDKKCPFTGNVSIRGRILSGVVTKMKMQRTIVIRRDYLHYIRKYNRFEKRHKNMSVHLSPCFRDVQIGDIVTVGECRPLSKTVRFNVLKVTKAAGTKKQFQKF; encoded by the coding sequence ATGGCGGACATTCAGACGGAGCGTGCTTACCAAAAGCAGCCTACGATCTTTCAAAACAAGAAGCGGGTTCTGCTGGGAGAAACCGGCAAAGAAAAACTCCCTCGGTACTACAAAAATATCGGTCTAGGCTTCAAGACACCCAAAGAGGCCATCGAGGGCACCTACATAGACAAGAAATGCCCCTTCACTGGTAACGTCTCCATCCGAGGTCGGATCCTGTCTGGTGTCGTGACGAAGATGAAGATGCAGAGGACCATCGTCATCCGCCGGGACTATCTCCATTACATCCGAAAGTACAATCGCTTTGAGAAGCGTCACAAGAACATGTCTGTGCACCTGTCCCCCTGTTTCAGGGATGTACAGATCGGAGACATTGTCACAGTTGGAGAGTGCAGGCCCCTGAGCAAGACTGTGCGATTCAATGTGCTCAAGGTCACCAAGGCTGCTGGCACCAAGAAGCAGTTTCAGAAGTTCTAA